Proteins encoded in a region of the Triticum dicoccoides isolate Atlit2015 ecotype Zavitan chromosome 3A, WEW_v2.0, whole genome shotgun sequence genome:
- the LOC119273219 gene encoding agglutinin-like protein ARB_02240: MPPAAPTPSRSSAPPLLPTPSGGSGRPHPHCDYCNNDVHLESQCYTKKKHLRKARSSSSGTSSSTSTTSAITLTEQDILRLKRLLAASGSSSTGTAGSVTDASRTEQSPSTQSGPSHAHSGWGWPSPP, translated from the exons ATGCCACCTGCTGCACCGACCCCTTCTCGCTCGAGTGCTCCGCCGCTCTTGCCCACTCCTTCTGGAGGCTCAGGTCGCCCCCATCCACATTGCGACTACTGCAACAATGATGTTCATCTTGAGTCTCAGTGCTACACGAAGAAGAAACACCTGCGCAAGGCGCGATCATCATCTTCAGGGACTTCGTCATCTACCTCGACAACTTCAGCCATTACTTTGACTGAGCAGGATATTCTGAGACTTAAGCGTCTGCTCGCGGCTTCAGGTTCTTCCTCGACGGGTACTGCTGGTTCTGTGACTGATGCTTCCCGCACTGAGCAATCaccctctacacagtcag gaccgtcgcacgcacactctggttggggctggccctcgccgccgtga